The Juglans microcarpa x Juglans regia isolate MS1-56 chromosome 2D, Jm3101_v1.0, whole genome shotgun sequence DNA window ttttattgaaattcttgttagttacaaaaaataacaaaacttaAACTGTGTTATTACCTCGAATGAGCATGCACAACATCCGATTATAATAACATCCTTTCATcatatattagtgtattttaaattatttaaacgCGAGTTTTGATTTGTGGTGATTTTGATTTTAGTTAAAGCCTGAAGAAATAACTGCCATTAAAACGGACTTTAATGAACCTGGATCGCTTGCTCCAACTGGATTGTACCTTGGTGGCACAAAGTACATGGTGATCCAAGGCGAGGCGGGAGCTGTTATTCGAGGGAAGAAGGTGATCAACTCAAGTCCAATCTTAATTTGACTACTGTTTATGGCACCACCAAGTTGCGTTCGTTTTGGAAAACAAGTTTAAGGGGAGTAATGACTGTACTCTCTGTTTTAAGTGCTACTTGGAGTATGAACATCAAAATGATGAAGTGTTCTTTGCCAAATCAAAGACAGAATTTTGATCACCATCATATATGCAGCTTCCTCAGGGAGTTGCTGCACAGTGAAGCACATACCTTTGTCAATGTTAAACACTTTGCAGGCTGCATTtattgagagaaagagaaggggGTGTGGCTTTTGTTGTTGGGATGGAGACAGGGTTGGGAGAGGGTGGGGGGCTTGATACAGTTATTATCGAATTATTTAGCTGCTGCCATTTATTTGTTGATTATCCGATTTAGTCTTTTTTAGATAATATTATTGTCGGATTCTGAACTTTTCTCCTTGAATTCTCAGGGTCCTGGCGGTGTTACCGTGAAGAAGACTAATCAGGCCTTAATCATTGGTATCTATGATGAACCAATGACTCCTGGTCAGTGCAACATGATTGTTGAAAGGCTTGGCGATTATCTCATTGATCAGGGTCTCTAATTGCCTTGGTATGTCATATTATTTGTGTAAATCTTCCTGATTTCAATTCAAACAAGCATTTGCTGACCTGTTGTTGGAATGATTGGCTGCAGTGAAATAATACTACTAAGTATGAAGAGTTATGGGAAGTATGTTTGGAACCAAAGGTTTGGTATGGTGCTTGAGAAGTAATGATTATGGTCTCTTGGTCTTTGTTTTTGTACTCTTTTGATGGGAAGTATTGTGTTGATTTAACCGATCATAAAGTATTGTGTTGATTTTCGCTAATGATCGATTTCTCTACACTATTGTTGTATTCCGTTTAATGGTATCGATTTGGCATAAATCTACATATACTGTTGTTGTATTTTGCCTGTGACAACCCCTGCTGGCAATTCTTCATTCCCTGACGAACACAAGATCTTCTTTAAGAAACCCTCCAAGCAAACACGTACTACGCAGGGTAACTGGGCGGTGCTTTATATCTTGTGTAGTGGAGGTGTTTGGTTATGTCGATTTTTTATCCAATCTTAAATAAAACTGGTTCAACTGTAAACTAGTTTTGCTTTTATGTAGTTTTCCAAAAAAAGGTTTTCTCATACATCAAATTagaggagagaaaaaacatACAATAAAGATTTATGGCCTTTCCTCGTATTCATGTTTTCGGACGAACAAGTTAGAGGATGTTCggggaataagatgagattagaaatatgtgaataatagtgagattatttgagttatgatattttatgagattttggaaaagaagagataaaaagttgagtaaaaatattataaagttaaaatattgttagaatattatttttaatattatttgtgttttgtgatttgaaaaagtaaaattattttttgtatattatttagaagtttagaaaagttataataattagataatgattggatgaaaaagttcaaaatttgaatttgaaaaattaatgtTAGAGTaaagatgtgatgagataagaCAAGACGAAACGAAActattttaacatccaaacaaccaCTATAAGAGTTGTcgatttgaatataaaaataaaaaatctcatgtTTATTGTgttcttataaaatttatagctattacttatataatttcttaaacatcatatttgtatttattgagtcatttcattattttgtttttgtattaatCTATTCTAAACATTACACGTGCAAAAAAGACATTCATTGTACTGTCTTTATTAtcttaagagaaattatttatacagTCATAGcgtgtatatatgtgtgtttgcacatacataattatatcaaGTATAACTCTTATCATAATAAGGatttattgatattaaaattaaagaaaaaggttTTAAGATTAAATGTTTTCTACCGTATATGATTACTAATTCAATAGAGGGTAAAAAGATAACGTTTATTGATTTTTCATTACTTGTCTCTCCCACCATTAACTTTTcgaaaaaatactttatcttaTGACTTTTCGCTATTTACCCATTTTTAAGCCTTCTCACTTCTCAGTTCTCAAATGTCCTACATTAATTATTCATGTTCATTAGGCCAGGTCGACGACTAGcattatatagtttttaaaaccATAACCTTTGCTAATTTTTATGAAGTCAGATAATTAGTTatcttattataatattattaaatactaCTTAGCGTTATAAAGCGACATGATTACTTCTCATTGTGtttaattatataacatatattattaagttaaactcataaaaaataatatatcaaattaaattgccactaaaattttaaaattatgtatatatgtataggcGTTTCTTGGTCATGGACGCTGATACTATGGTCATATAATTCTGTGTGGTCTAGTGGTGCTTTGTGGTGTTTAATTATGAATAACAAATAGAAATGGAATTTGGCAATATGGTTACACTCCCGTGAGGGTATTTGTCCCACAAATTGGTGATGAATAAAGGAAATTGAGTGAATTGATTTGTGCACCAATGGCTCTTATTTATAGGTCATCATGCACCGGTTGGCAAAGGGCACAACTATTGGTAACCTAATGGTTGGCAAAAGACACAACCATAAGAAGTGACACAAcattttgactaaatcaaaaggttatGTCTTTTAACACTTCACTAGTCacacacaaccttttgactaaatcaaaaggttgtgtctcttgacacttcCTTAACTATCACCTCTCATGAGAACCATCACCATGTAGAGGGTGTCATTCTAAGGGGTACATCGTTTGATGATCACACCCCTTAGAATTACATCTTCCATTTGATCACACAAAACGGTGATGATCTAGTTGAGTATTTTACCTCGGTACCAATATGAGctttccactactcaactcttATCTACTACTCTTGCAGATTGGCGTCAGAGCATGACAAGCCTCTATGTGTACACGTTTTTTGTCATTACCTTATCTGACCGCACCATTTACCATATGTGCTCCTACTGATCACATATTAGGAGTGACttcatttcactaaaaaaaatttagtgaatGTCATCAATTCTCCGTAACTAGATTAATAATCCATATCCAGTGATTGGATCAACAATCCATATCCCTATCACAATTGACGACTTTAGCTGAATACATAATACATGTATCGACATGCGCTAAATTTTCATTAAGTACTTTCCCTAGAGGCTATTCCTGAAATTTTCCCTAATCAACTTATCAACGACTTTGCAAATGATTAACCATTTATTTGGGTAATCAAATCACATTTCACTAAAACTTTAGTGAATGACACTGAATCTTTACCATGATCAACCTTTTACTTGGTTAACCAACCTGTACTGAAATTGATCAAGTACTCACCCTAAGGCCattattgaggttttttttttttttttttatcaccttatcagtgactttacaaatgatcaaaatttttatttaggcATCATCATAACTCCAATTTTCTAGGCATTTCCAGAATTTGCTGAGTTATGCATGTCGATCATGAGATTGCTTCACCTAAGTTTCTCTCAATCTCATTCTAGTCACATGTTCTCTGAATTTCTCTAGAGATAAACCATTGGTCCTCGGATTTGCTATCATCTCGGTCGaggaaataaaatttacattgaCCTCACATTTTTCCATTATATCTAATAGTGATAATGCACATCAATGTGTTTTTCCTTGGAACTCTGTGTTCCACTTTTTATCAATGAAATGGCAAACTGATTATAACAAAACACATTGATTAGTTCTGTGGATATACCCaaattcaagttttcaacaaaatattttatccacACCATATTACTCAGTATAGTACTACAAGCAATATGTTCTGCTTCCATAGTAGACTTAGCAACACAATCTTGTTTCTTACTTAACCAAGAAACTGTTGTTCCACCAAATAGAACTATATATACAGTTAgagattttttatcatctacaTCATTTCcaaaatcagcatcactataatCGATTAATTCTATATCACTGTTCCCAaagcacaatttcaaatttttggtaccttgtaaatatcttaatatacaCTTCATTGCTTGCCAATGTTCTTTACCTAGATTGGATTGAAATCTACTTACCAATCCTACTACATGACAAATATCTAGTCTGGTACTTGTCATTGCATACATGAGGCTTCCCACAACTTAAGCATGTGGAACTTTAAACATTTCACTTATTTCCTCCGCATCTTTTGagcacatatttttatttaaagaatgaCTTTTGCAAACTGGcgtatttaaatatttacaattttccataccaaatcttttaagtattttttctagatatttttcttaatcTAAATACAATAGATTTGAATTTCTATCTTTAGAAATTCTGGCTTCACccatgtctttcatttcaaatttaaatttcaataatttttttgtttcatacATCATATCTAAACAATTACCTGCCaataatatatcatcaacatacaataataataatgttaatttattattacttttccaTATGTATACACAATGATCTAGTGGATTCATTTCATATCCCATTTCCAAAATAGCTTGGTGAAATTTCAAGTACCACTGTCTTGAAGATTGCTTAAGTCCATACAGTAACTTCCTCAACCTGTAGACTCTCTCTTCATGTCCTTTAATTTAGAATATTTCTGATTGAATCATAAAGACATTCTCTTTTAATTCACCATTGAGAAAAGTTATCTTTACATCTAATTGATGTAATTtcaaattcatcctaataaCAATGGACAGATGATCCTTACGGATGTGAACTTCGCCACAGGCGAATACGTATCCACAAAGTCTACACCTGGTTATTGAGTATATCCTTTAGCCATTAACCTTACTTTGCACCTTTCCAAACTACtatcaactttaaattttcttctgagaactcatttacaaccaataattttttttatcttttagaaGATCTGTTAACTCccaaatattgtttttgtttattgattctatttcatctttcataGCTTCAAGCCATTTATTTGaatcaatattattaattgcctcaaaaaaattttcaggatcattatctaaatttttcaaagtggtatttagtgcataatgatcttgaaataatattgatggtCTTCTCGATCTTTTACTCCCACTGTCTCCAACATCAATACCTGGAGATTGATTTTCATctaactttcttttatttttactattctgtatttgaataatattagaattttcATTGTCAGACTTTGTGGAGATATATTGATTTTCTAAATCATTTGATAAATCTATCTGATCAACAAGAGTAATAAGgttcatatttttcaagaaaacggTATCCCTACTTTCTATCAATCCTATTttagaatgataaaatttgtAGTCACTTTTGTTTTCTACATACTCAATAAACCTGCATTCtcaggttttattttttaatttatcccttAGTGGCCTTGGGATAAGCACTTGTGCCTTGCAACCCCACACTTTGAACTTACTTAAATCTGATTTATGTCTCGTCTATAACTCGTAAGGTgtaagagattttattttggtttcaactctatttaatatatatatatatagcagtcgATAATGCTTCAACCCAAAAATGTGTTGGTAGATCAGCATATGTCATCATTGATCGCACATATCTAATAGAGTTCTATTTCTCCTTTCAGTAATGTCATTCTGTTGAGGTCTATATGGCATAGTATAAATGTGTCTTGTACCATTCAATTTGCAGAAATTATCCAAAGCCTCAAATTCTCCTCATatatcactattcaaaccttTAATTGGCCTACCCAAAGGGGTTTCTACTTctaatttaaattctttaaatttcttaattgcCTCTTATTTATGCTTGAGTAAGTAGATGTGCCCATATCTTGAATAGTCATCAGTGAAAGTAATAAAGTACTTCATTCCTTTAtgggttttagttttaaaaGGTCCACAAACATCAGAATGTATAACTTCTAGTAAATCTGTAGATTtctaactttttgaaaaatatttactactcatttttcctttgatacatggttcatatatatcaaaattatctgagttTATTTGTGGTGTTAATCCACTTTTACACATTctaatcatcttatttttatttatatggccTAATCTTAAATGTCATAAATATGCACAATCTGTAGACACATTGAAATAATCAGAAATAAGTACTTTATTGATATCAACATTTAGTACATACATATCATGATCTTTCACGCCTTTCACTAACACATTACTCTTACTTATTACAACAGTTCCAGACTTAAACTAAACTGTGTAGTCTTTCTGATCTAGTACAAACACTGATATTAAATTCATACGAATACTAGGTACATATAAAacatcactaagtaaaataacgGAATCATTTACTTTAAATTTACATGTACCTTGCCCCAAGACATCGCAATATGTATTGTTGCCCATATACACTATGTGCTCTCTTGTTTGTTTatcttcaagtttgacaaacaaatCTTTGTTCCTGCATATATGTCTTGTTGCTGCAGAGTCAACCCACCATGAATCTGACGCTGGTTCCACTAGCATTACTTCTGAGACTATaatcataattttcttgttttcttgtgtttttctcTTATTAGAACATTGTGATTTGTAATGTCCCCCCTTTCCACACTTAAAACAGTTTCCACTAAATGGTttattctgtttcttttttaaccatttctttttcttaaacgGTTTTGGCTTCATCTTGTTCTATGTAGAACGTTTGTCCTGAGCCATCAATAAATTGAATGATTCActatctttattcattttctttatccTTTCTCCTTCAAGTGCTAAAATTACTAGAATCGATATCACTGTTACTTCATTTCTGTTGTACGTTAAAGAAGTAACAATGCAATCCTCAGATGAAAGAAGATTATTTAGTATggttgtaacttgcattttatcAGTGAGAGGATGACCAGCATCATGTAATTCTTTTGCAATTAACTCCATTTGAAGTACATGATCGCTAATATCttcattctctttcatacaaGTTCGGTTATACTTATCCAATAATAACTGTATATAAGTATCCGACCTTAAACTATACTTTGCTTCAACTGCATCTATAATTTCCTTAGCAGTTTCATAGTCTACAAATAGATGAATAATGTGATCATTCATACAATgcaaaattaaagattttaccCATGCATTgtgttttattcatttatctTCACTTGAAACACTGCTCCCACTTTCATTTGCGCCATTTTCTATAAATTCTGACggttttggtgttgttaatgtatataaggTCTTCTCATGGGttagaaaataagttatatGCCTTTTCCAAGCCcgaaaatttcttccattcaatTTTTCTATCCCCGATGgatcaatacttttttttcGGTGCCATgaataataaatcttaaaaaattaacagcaaaaagaatgtagaaataataaatgtgtactatttaaatataatagttcaactttgaaaacttaaaattattacaaatttaatagtaataataaccaTTGGATTTAATCCAAGGTAGCAGCTTCGGAattctcctattatattttaaataaggagaataatgaAAGTGACGCCCCGATCGTGGATATCCATGACCTTTCCTTGATGTTTCACCTATTTCAAAGAATTTTTGGCGATAATTTCAACCAACAGGTGCTTTATAATGTTTTGACACGAAATTTGGAGCACAACGGCTCTTGAACGGACCAAATCGGGCTTGAAATGGTCTCGAATGGTCCAATTGAACAAATTTGTCACGAACTGGTTCAGAAAATTGAGTAAACCGGTTCAGCTGGTTCAAACCGGGTTCAGGAGAAAATTGGCGGTCGATGGCTCGACTCGACTAGAAGGTAGCAAAACGGTGCCGTTTATAGGTGACCGTTGTGTTTCTTCAGTGCTGAAAACGACATTGTCGTTTTTCTCCTTAGGCTGAACAACAATGTCGTTTAGTCTAGATGGAATTTGAAACTCCTGACCGTTAGACGAAACGACGTTGTCGTTTGGATCTTTGGGCTGAACAAGTATGTTGTTTAGTCCCTCCCGAGTTTGAATTTGATGACCGTTGGACGAAACGTCCagggtcttcttcttcctcgcgCTGGGAATTTCCACGAACCGTGAAGCTCTTGTCTTCACTTTCATCTAACCAGTTGGTGACCAGCGATGAGAACTCTGACGTGCTCCCAAGATTCACGAAGTCCGGCAGCAGTGAGGGGCTCCAGCGATCGGCCGAAACAGTAACAATGTGTGAAAATAGACTAGATAATTCAATGTTCCTTTGTGTAAAATAATgccaataattttcttcaaaataataacaacttacAAGATTTTAAAGATTCCCAGTGTACTCTTAACCTCCCAccgtgatttgaaaaagtttctcTCTTGGATTTTCAAGCAAacaaatatgattataatatgCAAGTGTGGTTGCTAGACCAAACACTTGCCGATTTatcgtcttcacaatgcccgaTAAAATTCCCTCTGACATGACCTgtgctctgataccactattGAATTATGAAGAACAAATAGAAACGGAATTTGGCAATATGGTGACACTCTCGTGAGGgtatttgtcccacaagttggtgatgaatAAAGGGAATTGATTTGTGCACCAATGACCCCTATTTATAGGTCATCATGCACTAGTTGGCAAAGGGTACAACCATTGGTAGCCCAATCAAAAGTTGCAAAGGGCAcaaccttaagaagtgacacaaccttttgactaaatcaaaatgTTGTCTTTTAACACTTCACTAGTCACACACAActttttgactaaatcaaaaggttgtatTTCTTGATACTTCCTTAACCATCACCCCTCATGGAAATTATCACCATGGAGAGGGTGTCATTCCAAAGAGTACACCGTTTGGTGATCACACCCATTAGAATTACATGTGGTTGTGCTTGTAATGGACATCTAgaaattgcaaatataaataaatgaaaggaaatagaggaaatataaagatttacgtagttcgatACCAAAATCTACGTTCACGGGTCGTGAGTGTGAAATCCATTATGAATTGGGTTTTAATACATACTCTTAAGCACCTGATATCATTGTTACAATTTAGAATGGAAATGAAGAAGACGAAATCCATATCCTTTTTTTGCTATTTAAGATGACGAGAAAATAGTCCCCTCTCCTTTTCTTGCTTACCTCCATTTTTTCCTCCCTCCGGTAGCTTGAGGTCTTGTCTTTATCATTAACTTGTCCCATCAAGTTTTATGTCATTTCCCTTTTCCTCTTGTGGGTCTCTCTAGCAAGTTTTGTCTACATCTATTACCTTTGATTCTCGCAATTAACTTGAACTTATTACGAGGCCTTTGAGAATCCTAAAACTACTTGCAATTGGTGCCTTCACCTTTTAGTATAATTTGCCATTTCTTGATGTTGATTGTCTTGTTGCATGACTTGTAATTCTATTGTATCTGTTTGGTGTGTCTCGTAATCTCCATGTGATAGATAATCATAGTGCCCTCGAAGATTAGCCTTGGGGGCCAAGCCCTCGAGATGATACAAGTTTTGAGGGGTCTCCAACGATGGAACCTTGAAAAGATTCACCCTCACAAGAGTGTTCCAAGAAAATACTTGAGGAGTTATGCCTTGGGCAAGACGTTTGGGGCCGTAGAGGACTTTGATTCAAGGCTCAAAGAGTTTTTCCCTAGTCTTGTTGATGATCATAAAGACCCGCATTAGGTGATGTTGGAGctcatcaactcatttttggAGGAGACCCACACAAGGTGGTTGTGGAGCCCATTGACTCATTCTTAAAAGAGACTCACAAAGGTAGTTGTGGAGTCCGTTGGCTCGTTCTTGAAACACTTACACTAGTTGTTATAAAGCCTGAAGGTTTGTTCTCGAAGAAAACCTACACTTAGTAGTTTTGGAGTCTAGAGATTCATTCCTGAAAGAAAATAGTATTAGATCATTATAAAGCATGGAGCCTCATTCCTGAAGGCAACTGATAAATGGTCAATTATGTGGtattaatacttttaaatattttggattAAAAGAGCTTTATgtgttaaaataagagtattgaTTAGATAATGTGATTTAACTTTATTTGGCAtgtgaaataatttttcttgtctcTAAAAAAATTCAGAAGGACTCAGAGAGTTTATGTGTTTCAGGATTTATGAAGAGTtagagctaaaaaaaaaaaatcatcacaaGAGGACCACATACAAGCACTTAAGCCCATGAGATCCTAGCCCATGAATCAAGAGCATGCCTCACAAGTCACTCCTAGTGCTGCGCctgggagagaaaaaaaataaagaaaaagaaaatgaggtttAAGTGGAAAGGAAAAGTGAGTTTGCTGGGAGAGGAACATGCAGCAGTTGGATTTGGGAGTGGAACGCACAAATGATGAAAGTGGAGCGAATCCGATGGGCAGGCGTGAAGAGGCAATGACATACGGAACGAActgcacggggagagagagataaagggaaagaaaaaaatcaagctgggtttatcattatttttgttgtttttacttGTTCCTGGAGCTGCAGTTTCAAGgggattatttttttctctttggattttattttttccgaCTTTCGGGGTAGGgtatttttcatttcctttcgatggatttcctttgattttattttctcttgctTTTATGCTTGGTTGGAGGTTTATTATTTCTGGGATTGGCACCGTCTGAACTGCTAGGTATTTTTTCAGAGATCATTTGTTTTGCACTTGAGGGTTTATCtcatttaggatttttttctcTCAGATTTTAATATGGTTTTGCttagattaatttttgttaCTAGAAATACCACGTGTAGCTAATTTCTGAAGCTTGGGTTGTGGAACGAGACTTGActtgttttgggttttagtttaatgtaatattttgttgatgaatattgatttcACTTGTTGCTAGTcagatttgaattgaaaatagagTGTGGCTCTTGCTCTTGATTTGTTGTTGACGTAAGGTATAACAAATACTTGAAAATTATCAAGGCTCCTCTCAGTTGATTGTTAAAGTGTGTTTGGTTAGTAAAGTTGTGAATCCCTTAGAGAAATATTGCAAAACTTGAGCATAACTTTTTATCTTCCTTTTATCAATGCCTTGACTGGATTGTTAATTgagaaaatattctaaaaacCGAAACAAGAAGAGTTCCATACCCAACTCAAGTGTTTGTTAATTTGCCTCTTTGATTAGAAACTTTAATTccaattttgatttaatttttacgGGAATTAagttcatacttttttttacttcttaatttatttttaaagaaagataTTAATATCCATATTGCTCATTGTTTATACATacataagaaaaatacaaaaagaaagaattttatattttattttacttattcacACTTCTCATACATCATCATCAtactttctaattaaatttcacaaataatttgataatcttTTGTCCATGTGGAATACGATTCTGGAAGCATTTTAGAAAGAGTCAGCAACCCGCACATTAGGTCGTTATGGAACTCAGAGACGCTAAAGTTGTTGAAGTCACTCTAGCACGATCGTCAGCCACCAGGCCACGTTAGGCCACGAGTCACCTCAAGTCTCAACTTAAAGGGGGACCAAACAAGGTTGGCCAAAAGCTACTCGAGAGCTAGACATCAAGAAGTCAGCTTGGACGTCGCAAGTCGCCTCGCGTCAAACTCACGGAATGACTAGGTAAGGTTGGCTTCAAGTTGCTTTAAGAGCTAGACATCAAGGAGTCAAACTTAGGCATTGCATTTCTCCCCAAGGTAAACTCAATGTAGTCCCAAGGCTGGGCGCAAGTTGCACTAAGAGC harbors:
- the LOC121251100 gene encoding profilin-1, producing MSWDPYVDEHLMCEIEGNHLSAAAILGLDGSVWAQSSTFPQLKPEEITAIKTDFNEPGSLAPTGLYLGGTKYMVIQGEAGAVIRGKKGPGGVTVKKTNQALIIGIYDEPMTPGQCNMIVERLGDYLIDQGL